In the genome of Loxodonta africana isolate mLoxAfr1 chromosome 16, mLoxAfr1.hap2, whole genome shotgun sequence, one region contains:
- the LOC100676657 gene encoding olfactory receptor 14L1-like — protein sequence MAKLSRNQPIPCRRKGITTNGLNRTEVTEFVLMGFSDSLKVQILHTVLFLFVYLAALMVNLLTMLTALDGHLQTPVYFFLRNLSFLDICYISVTVPKSIVNSLTHKTSISFFGCSVQVFFFIDLASTEIAILTVMSHDRYMAICQPLHYEVIMNRGACVRMMVMSWLSGMICGFMHVATTFSLPFCGSNVVHKFFCDIPQLLSLLDSKVIIIEIRVMVFITSLVIVCFVSIAFSYVSIFSTIPRIPSKEGRSKTFSTCIPHLLVLTLFMISGSIAYVKPISNFPSVLDLLLSVFYTVIPTTLNPIIYSLRNKDMKVALRRQCGMLHGYFD from the exons ATGGCCAAGCTCAGCAGAAATCAGCCCATACCATGCA GAAGAAAAGGAATAACAACAAACGGTCTAAACAGGACTGAAGTTACAGAATTTGTCCTGATGGGATTTTCAGACTCCTTGAAGGTTCAGATCTTACATACTGttcttttcttatttgtttaCCTGGCAGCTCTCATGGTGAATCTTTTAACCATGCTTACTGCTCTGGATGGCCACCTCCAAACACCGGTGTATTTCTTTTTGAGAAACTTATCTTTCTTAGATATTTGCTACATCTCTGTCACAGTTCCCAAATCCATTGTCAATTCCTTAACCCATAAAACCTCTATTTCTTTCTTTGGGTGTTCTGTAcaagtcttctttttcattgacttgGCATCTACTGAGATAGCCATCCTTACGGTGATGTCCCATGATCGCTACATGGCCATCTGCCAGCCCTTACACTATGAGGTCATCATGAACCGAGGCGCCTGTGTGAGGATGATGGTCATGTCATGGCTCAGTGGGATGATATGTGGGTTCATGCATGTGGCAACAACATTCTCATTACCCTTCTGTGGGTCCAATGTAGTACATAAATTTTTCTGTGATATCCCACAGCTCTTGAGCCTCTTAGATTCCAAAGTAATCATTATTGAAATTAGAGTCATGGTTTTTATTACAAGTCTCGTAATAgtctgttttgtttccattgcttTCTCGTATGTGTCTATTTTTTCTACCATCCCGAGGATTCCATCCAAGGAGGGTAGATCAAAAACATTTTCTACCTGCATTCCACATCTTTTGGTTTTAACACTCTTTATGATATCTGGTAGCATTGCGTATGTCAAGCCAATTTCAAATTTTCCCTCAGTGTTAGATCTTCTCCTGTCTGTGTTTTACACAGTCATACCCACCACCCTGAATCCTatcatctacagtctgaggaataaggacatGAAGGTAGCCCTGAGAAGGCAATGTGGTATGCTTCATGGGTATTTTGACTAG